The Sciurus carolinensis chromosome 5, mSciCar1.2, whole genome shotgun sequence genome segment gccatggagaaaagatattaagagaccatgaaaagaacttccaagaaatatgggataacctgaaaagaccaaatttaagattcattgggATCGGTGAAGCctcagagatacaaatgaaaggaatgcacaatcagaaaatttcccaaacctaaagaatgaaatggaaaatcaaatacaggaggcttacaggaccccaaatgtacaaaattacaacatacaCACCAAGACaccttattatgaaaatacctaacatacagaataaggatagaattttaaaacctgccagagaaaaatgacaggtaacatttagagggaaaccaatctggatctcagttgatttctcaatccagaccctcagAACTAGGAGTTCTTGAATTAAtgtataccaagctctgaaagaaaatggatgccagctgagaacactgtacccagcaaaattaagcttcagaattgacaatgaaataaaaaccttccacaataaacaaaaggtaaaagaattcataactagaaagcttgcactacaaaaccatactcaataaaatatatcatgaagaagaaatgaaaaataaaactgaaaagcagcaaagagaggaactacactagaacagtcaatcaaaggagaaaccaattcaaaataaaaatcataaataaatcaaagtgacaaggaataaaaatcatttctcaataataactttgaatataaatggcctaaactcatcaatcaaaagacatagattggcagattggattaaaaaacaagacccaacaatatgctgtcttcaagagacttacctcataggtaaagacatccacagactgaaaataaaaggatgggcAAAATGCATATCATTCATATGACTCTcataaacaaacaggggtttATCCTGTTTGtttatcctcatatcagataaagaggactttatgccaaagttaatcagaagggataaaaaaagtcatttcatactgcttaagggaactatacACAAACAAGACattacaattgtaaatatttatgctccaaacaatagaACATCTgtttacatcaaacaaacccttctcaatttcaaaaatcaaatagaccacaacacaataatactgggtagctttaacatgcctctgtcaccactggatagaccctccaaacaaaaactaaataaagatgctataaaactaaaaaaatgcaattgataatttagacttaatggacacatatagaatatttcatccatgaaTTACTGAATACACTTACTTCTCAGCAGCTCacgatccttctctaatatagaccacaatgtgtaagctatcacatatgttggcatacgATTGTAATAGTACCTTAATCTATTTTTAGCATCCatagggttgttttgatagctccctttccattgttattaatttttgtgttcttgcttttttcttgattagacttatTTGATTTTTAGCAACTTTTAgccatattatttcttttctatttcatatatttatgctcctactcttattttttccttcctactacctaaaataatttattaatctagcttctttctgatacaagtgcTTTAAGTtgtaaatgttcatctgagtacggtttcattccagagattatgattttttttttttttttggtactggggattgaactcaggggcacttgaccactgagccacatccccagccctattttgtattttattttgagacggtctcactgagttgcttatcaccttgccattgctgaggctggctttgaactcctgatcttcctgtctgagcctcccaagccactgggattacaagtgtgcaccaccatgcctggctaatattttaagcttttattatcccttagttcaaagtactttttatttacttttcttgtgttttcttccttgaaCTGTGAGATATTTGTAAGTGTGCTGTTTAATTTTGAAGTTGCTGTGAAGTGGGGGTGTGGTTCTATATATtgtaaggtgattgatttctaatgtgaTAAATCATACAggaaacagtctgcatgatttcaaagtaaaaaaaagtaatgaaaatatttttagcccGCCCCCACGGCGCTGCTGAGCCCCGGCGGCCGCGGGGCGCGCGCCGGACTCCGGGAAGGGCCGGGCGTGGCGCCGGGGTGCAGCTGCTCCATTACGGCTGGAGGCCCCGCTCGGGCCGGGCGGACGGCCGGCCTCCCCTCGCCTTTCCTGCCCCGGCGGGGCCCCgccgcgggcgggcgggcggctgCGGCAGCGGCCGGGAGGCGACTCCTGGGATTCAAGATGACCAACGAAGAACCTCTTCCAAAAAAGGTTCGACTCAGTGAAACAGACTTCAAAGTTATGGCACGAGATGAGTTAATTCTAAGATGGAAACAGTATGAAGCTTATGTTCAAGCTTTGGAGGGCAAGTACACAGATCTTAACTCAAATGATGTAACAGGCTTAAGGGAGTctgaagaaaaactaaagcaaCAGCAGCAGGAGTCTGCACGCAGGGAAAACATCCTTGTAATGCGACTAGCGACCAAGGAACAAGAGATGCAAGAGTGTACTACTCAAATTCAGTACCTCAAGCAAGTCCAGCAGCCGAGTGTCGCCCAACTGAGATCAACAATGGTAGACCCAGCGATCAACttgtttttcctaaaaatgaaaggCGAACTGGAACAGACTAAAGACAAACTGGAACAAGCCCAAAATGAACTGAGTGCCTGGAAGTTTACGCCTGATAGGTAAACAAATCATACTCCCCAGTCAAGACTTCCCTGACAGTCCCACTACAAGACAGCTGTGGTGGGACAGCCAAGTACTCGTTTCCACACCAAGACTCAGACtttttgagcaaaaaaaaaaaaaaaggccacatTCTTATACCGTGCAGCTTGTAATGGTTAATGTAAAACTTACCCGATGAACCTTGTGTTTCagcttttttctcttccccttccccttgctTCTGAGGCCTGATGTCGTCGGACTATTCCGAAGAAGAGGCCATCTCCGAAAAATTCCCCTTCTAGAACATGTAGACACTTGAGAAATGTTTCTGTTTGAAGAAAATAGAGGGAGAAACAGAAGTCTTAAGTCTGTGGCACACTGTGTCTTCAGACAGTTTGGAGGATTGAAAACCTAGAGATTTAAAATCATGAATTGAACATGTAAAATTCCAGTAAAATGTAAAAACGGAATATGCATCGCTCTTAACCTTGAGCATAATGACTTAGAGACACTGTGTATCAGTTTTGCCAATAAGACTGTGGACTTCGTGATTGTTGTTGAACTTCTGGGTCAAAACTCAAATGAGGTGATTTTGCCGTTAAAGGGTTTTTTGCTGAGAACCAACTTTAATAGTCACGAGAAAATCAAATAACAGATGTCCATACAAGTAGTGCATATATCTAACCATTTAGCTTAGGGCTCTATATCACATAACGGAGCCTTAAATCAATGCGGTTTTCATCAATGGTTTGTTCTTTGGTTGCAAAAACTAGACAATCTTAACTGAGGACTGTATAAACATGAAGGTGTGGTATCCAACTTCAGGTTTAAACTGTTTGAAGCATTATAAACATTCATTTCACAACTAGATTGTATAAGGATATTGGCTGTGATGAGACTCactgcattatttttttccagtagtgAACTTTATGAAACCCCATCCCATTCAACAGGCACATGTCAAAAGAGCATTGTTGTTGGTGTTAATGGGGGAATGTGTTCCTTCATTGTATTTGGGCCTTTTGTATTACACTCTTGATATTAAATTAAATGtgccttggaaaaaaaaaatatttttatattgattatattgattacatatatgtcaaaacatgtcaaaaatgatcaaattgtatacttcaaatatgtgcattttattatacttcaattttacctcaataaagctatgaaaaaatggggaaaaaaagaactgtgatatagcttagtggtagagcacttacctagtacgTGTGAGACCCTAAGCTCACTCCTtggtactgcaaaaaaacaaacaaaaatacccacTCTGGAGTTATAACATTATATTATTTCACTAACGCATCAGTGAAGATTAactcacaatttaaaatttaaaaatagaatccaGGCACAGTAGCTTATGCCTATCTCcctggctacttgggaggctgagatgggaagattacttgagcccaggagtccaggccagcctggggacagtatcacaagaccctatctcaacaaATAAAGCAGAAACTTGAAATTTACTAGGGGAAATAGTAAATGCAATACATAGCTGGATAAGACCATAAAAAATTTCAGATAACATAATTATCCTGTGAAGAttataatattgaatatttaaaattattcaattaaaCTAATTAggagactggagatgtagctcagtggtagagtgcttgcttagcatgtataagaacctgggattcaatccccagcaccaccactaccaacaacaaaggaaacatgagaaaaaagCAGTCCCTCAATGAAGAACAGGAAAATTGTCTTGTCTggactactataacaaaatactttgaATCAGGTAACTTACAAGTAACAGATACTTACAGTTCTAGGTGTTAGTAAATCCAAGATCAAGCATTCAACAGATTCAGTATCTGGCAAGGCTGACTTTTGGGGTCATAGATGACACCTTTTAGTTGTGCCCTCACATGGTGGAGGGCAAACAAGCTCCCCCAGGCCTCTTTTATAAGAGCACTAATAGCTTCATGAGctaatcacttcttaaaggtccATCTCCTAAGACAGTCACATTGGAGGATTGGTTTCTGAATTTTAGGGTGATgcaaacattcaaaccacagtaaAGATTTTGATAATTAACTAACTAGAACTTTGGAAGTTGAAAAATTCTATcagtagaaattaaaatttaacccACAGGGTCTGGGATTTGTAGCttagtgatggagtgcttgcctagaaatCTGAagaccctaggttccatcccccgcaccataaaagaaaaagcaaacaatccaacaaataaataaataaataccagaaCAAATGtagttaatgaaaaaaatgatggaCAGCACTGGAATACAAAACTGTCATATTACTCAAAGGACCAAAAAACTTGaatcatataaaagaaaaaaatatatatataggaaatataaacatttttaaagagaataagaaaaatatcaataggAGAAAGAGTTGAGTCAccacaaaagaaaggaatagttattttcccttcttaagaaataaagagtctgaccaccatttgacccagctcttccattccttggtatatacccaaaggacttaaaatcggcatactacaatgatacagctacatcaatgttattgcagctcaattcatagtagCTAAGCTTTGGAatcaacctagttgcccttcaacaaatgaatggataaagaaaatgtggcataaatacacaatggaatattactcaggcataaagaagattGGAactatggcatttgatggtaaatggatggaactagagaatatcaggctaagtgaaataaaacaatcccaaaaaatcaaaggctgaatgttctgtctgatatgtggatgctaacacaacataaagtggggagggaagaatagaagttcattggattagacaaaggggaatgacaagaagggagggaggatgggaatggaaaaggcaataGGATGAATTGGaccataactttcctatgttcacatatgaatacatgaccagtgtaactccacaccgtgtacaaccacgagaatgggatctaattagaataagtcttactccatttatgtataattttttcagaatatactctactgttatgtgtaaataaaaagatcacataaaaaaaattttaaaaaagaaataaaaagcctGCATTAGAAGATTTACATCTGATGATACATACCATGTCTGAGGTGAAAGAACCAAACTCAGAGAAGTTGCAACCAAATAAACAACAAAGGACAGGTCCAGAATGTAGAAAGAATGAGCACAAGTAAGTCACCCCAATGGAAACCCATGCAAAGTCCACCAACAGTCATTCGAGGAGAGAGCCCAGGGCAAGACATGCAGCTAGACAGTCCTCATCATCAACTGGGGCAATTCATATTGAAACACCCAGACGTGGCAAGAGTGACCACATGAAGTGCTGCAAAGTGCTGGGAAAGACTGGCCTTTCCTGGGACCACCTCCATGGTGTGAGTCTCCAACAACTCACACCATGTGCCCAAGGAGACACTCAGGAGGACATGAGTTGCCCGATGACAGGGAGACCTCAATGTCCCTCGGAATGGGAATGGAGTGCTTTTGTATTGGCTGGTGAAGCAGGCTTCCCTTAAAGCCTGAGAGACTCATTTCTCTATCACACAACAGCATCCGCATGTGCAAGGACAGATGGGTTCTGCAGCAAGGCTCAGTGTCTAGTGACTGTCCCTCACAGAGTCCTCCTTCTGTCCCTCACATCACCTGTCTGTGGAACCCAGTCAAGGCAGCTGGAGGCCCGGCTGCAGGTCAGGGTGTGGACAGAACAAGAGGTTGACAATGACATTTGCTCCAGTCCTGACTGCCTCTCCTCACCAGTGGGAATGGAGTCATGGCCCACTGGCTTCAGGAGGTGAACTTGATCCAGTGCAGCTTATGTTCAGGAGGGGCAGGTTTGAGTGGGAATAGGTGGCAGGCTCTGCTGCAGTGGTTCGTTCAAAGATGGAGTTACTGCTAGGTAAGGGGATGAACCGGATCTGCATGCGTCAGTTGAGATGAACCTCCATAATAGAGTGAGcagagctcagtggaaaagcaaagGCAAAGGCACACTGTATAGTATTTCAGTGCATACATGGTGCATCATGAACATGCAACTTTATAACAAAGTACAatttataatttgttaaaaaaggatggaaaatgtgGAAGAATGTTAAGAGGCATGAGGTTCCAATATATGTGCAAAAGGAGTTCCATAAGAAGAGAGTAGggaaaaagcaatatttaaagcaattataGCTACAAACTTTTACAGTttttatgaaatgattttatttttgcagtgctggggattgaacccagggcctcacacatcctaagcaaataaatattctaccactgagcctaaCTTTTCATTACCATTGAGCACATGGATCATCATATATGGGAAATAAAACAATTACTGAGCAGTAATGATAAAAAAGAACCCATATCtagattcttttttcttaatttttatttatttattttttcattaactttcttTGACAgtgatatttcaaaaaaatttttcatatatatagggtaataatgtctctcaatctaccattcttcccatccccatctctcccctcccctcactcccctctgtacaatccagaGTTTCTTCAtacttccctacccaccccccactatggatcagcattcatttttcagagaaaacattcaacctttggttatatgggattggcttatttctctgagcatgatcttctccagttccacccatttacctgaaaatgccataatttcattcttctttaaggttgagtaatattccattatgtatatgtaccacattttctttatccattcatctgttgaagggcatctgtgTTGGTTCCATgttttgctatcatgaattgagctgctgtaaacattgatgtggctgcgtcactgtagtatgctgatttaaaattctttgggtataaaatgaggagtgggataactgagtcaaatggtgattccattccagttttcttaggaatctccatactgcttttcaaagttGGTTGCAGTCcgaccaacaatgtatgaatgtacttttatacccacatcctcatcaacacttattattgcttatattcctaataattgccattctgactggagatgaaattttagagcattttttacttgcatttctctaattgcaagaaatgatgaacattttttcatatgtttgttgctcaattgtatttattcttcttttctgtagcccatttgttgattgggttatttgtttttttgagttctttatatatcctagagattagtgctgtatctgagatgcatgtagtaaagatttttttcccattctgtaggctctctcttcagattatttcctttgccgagaagaagctttttaatttgaatccattccatttattgattcttgattttacttcttgtgattcttgattttacttcttgtgctttcagagtcttgttaaggaagtcatgtcctaagctgacatgatgaagatttgggtctactttttcttctattaggtgcagtgtctctgttttagtgcctaagtctttgatccacttgagttgagttttgtgcagggtgagagagagaggtttaatttcatgttgttacatatggatttccagttttcccagcaccatttgttgaataggctatcttttctccagtgtatagttttggcacctttgtctagtatgagatagacatatttatgtgggtttgtctctgtgttttctattttgtactattggtctacatatctattttggtgccaataccatgccatttttgttactattgctctgtagtatagtttaaggtctggtattgtgatgcctcctgcttcactcttcttgctaaggattgccttggctattctgggtctcttatttttctaaatgaatttcatattttctttttctagcttcatgaagaatgtcattgggattttaataggaattgtattgaatctgtatagcacttttggtagtatggtcattttgacaacatCGACTCTGCCtttccaagagcatgggagatttttccatcttctaaggtcttcaatttctttctttagtgttctgtagttctcattgtagaggtctttcacctcttttgttagattgattccccagtattttatttttgttgaggtgattgtgaatggggtagttttcccaatttcttttgcaGTGGATTTGTTGCttgtgtatagaaatgcatttgatttatgggtattgattttatatcctgctattttgctgaattcatttatgagttgtagaagttttgaggtggaattttctggatcttctaaatacagaatcatgttatcggcaaatagtggtagtttgagttcttcttttcctatttgtagtcTTTTAATTTGTTTCCCCACCCAGATTCTTCACACTCTAAATTGTAAAGGAATGAAGACAAAGGGAAAATCTTTTGTAAATCACATACCTCAGGATGACAACTTAATGAATGGAGCTGTACTCATGGATCCTCCGATTTCAGGGGGGTCCTGTGCGATGCTTCACAACCCCTTGCCTGGTCAGAGTCCTTCCCTGTGTTGCAGCTAGTGTGAACCCTCATCCTTGCACGCCCATCCCCACCTCCCTGCTCTCATCCTGTGACAGTGTCTCTCACAGACTTCACAGGACAGGGTGTGGTTTGTAGGTGGGGTCACCAGAGTTTCCCAGCTCTGGAGCTTCTCTGCGTTCACAGGagtctttcttcctgtctttcctgcTCATTGTCACCACCTTCTTGTGCCGTTGCTTTCTCAGTCCATTGTACACTGGCCCCTGCTGCATGGCACTCTTCTGGAATGGTCTCTCAGCGGTGGTCTGTTCCCACTGTTGCCAAGGCACTACATCATTCTAACCCTCATCTCATCTGGCTTCTCCCTTGGCTTCCTTGATACTCTTATTCTTGGCTTTTACCAGCTCTGTCTCCTTCACCTGCTGCTTAAATATTAGCATTCTTCAAGGTTATTTTCTTGGTCTCTTAGTCTCTTTCTAGAAATATCTGTGTTGCAGTCTTGGACACAATTTCAATTCCTGGCTCTGCTAACTACAGTCATGGGTCATTTGATGATGGGACAAGCTCAGGGAAATATGTGCTGTTGGGCGATTTTATCTTTGTGCAAACATAATGAAGTGCAGTTCCACAACCCTAGAGGTGAAGTTCCCTTGAATGGTGGGGGGGCTCTCTCAGTCACGTCCCATCCacaaacttatctaatcaataaacacacaagagccaatactcttttttaaatgagatggGGGTggtgacgggtctggccataccagctctggtctctaacaacatggagtcgcccaactctctttcatttatagacacacaggtaaaggggtctGGAATGGGAGGGGCTTCTGTGACGAACAGGATGGGGTGCAGTTAGGGGAgacattttctcagggaaactagacaGGGAATCACTCCCACACAGCGCCACATACTTCTGTGCCTGctagttcctggaagccaggtcTGTGTCCCATGACTCAACCTCCTCTGATTCTGCtggataaggatggcttcccacacttgAGGTGACAACCTGGCCCGTTGATGCCTTTAAGGGATGCAATAAACCTGAGATGTATGAGGCTGCTGCCAACATAACACAGCATACCGTTAACAGTaaactttcttttataaataggGTAcatattacataatgataaaaagcATAGTAAATTCACAAGCCAGTGATATAGTTGTTTGTTGTCAAGTATTAATATGATTAAGtattatatcattatatcatgtatatttttatatcatgatTGTGTGTGATGCACTTTTATATGACTGGCAGAGCAGTGAGTGTATACACCAGCAGCGCCACAGACACGTAAAGAATGTGTTGTGTGACCTCCCTGGGCCATAGGAATTTCTCAGCTCCCCTCTAATCTCATGGAACCGCTGCTGCACACGCAGTCTGTCATCGACAGAGACTGTTATGTAGTGTGTGACTCTAGTGCCTCTGAATGAGCCAGGTTCCCATgcctttctaaatttttattctgGGACaggggtcttgccaagttgctgaggctgaccttgaacttgcagatcctcctttctcagcctcccttgccactgtgcctggcatggtCTTTAtatcctgtaatttttttttttttaacataaaattcttAGCCTTGTGCCACAAAATGGTGCTGAAACCCAGGGCATGTTTTTTAACCTCTCCCAAGtcccaatttctttatctataattTGATGGTGAGAATATCTATGTTATTAGTATTTAAATGAAATGTAGTGTGTGACAGTACCCAAGGACAGGGACTGGCATATGTGTACCATTAATATGTGGCAGAAGTTTcattctgtgtattttctttctcttcagcaTAGGTGTGGTAGATACTAATGGATATAATAATGGTTATTGAATACAAGTCCAACGGAGGACTGGTTCTCCCGACATTGGTTAGTTGTCACCCTTAGGAAAGTCAGACCTGGACGAAAATGTAACTTTCAAGTTGGAGTGGGCAATGAAAAGGGAAACTCGTTTTCATATTAGTGCTTTCATAGCCTGATgctgattcttttttattgtttatcatttcagaaattttgaagaaTCTGAAGATGAGTTGAGAAATGAAGTAGTAGAATCCCTAGAAAAACTCACTACTTccaaagaagagggaagggaagaggtttCCAGTTCCTTGAAGGATGTTGAAAAaccaggagaaagagaaaggattaGCAGGCtgaaatctgaagaattaaatgaaggTTTGGAGGCAGTTTCTAGTCCATCTAATGACCAAATCTGTATTACTGATGAAGACAAAGAAATAGCAAAAGTCAGTCAAAATATACAAGTgtgattattgtatttttttcttttttttgtgctGTGGGGATTGATGTCCTTttccttaaataataaaatagcatcTATTTGCTATAGTATCAGggtgcaaataaaaaatattcatttgtttgtaaGAGTGTTCCAGTTATCCCAaggacttatttttatttcaatttagaTAACAGAACTAACTGTATTAATACTTTCACTTTCAAATTTCTATTAAGAAATCTT includes the following:
- the LOC124985367 gene encoding pre-mRNA-splicing regulator WTAP-like; amino-acid sequence: MTNEEPLPKKVRLSETDFKVMARDELILRWKQYEAYVQALEGKYTDLNSNDVTGLRESEEKLKQQQQESARRENILVMRLATKEQEMQECTTQIQYLKQVQQPSVAQLRSTMVDPAINLFFLKMKGELEQTKDKLEQAQNELSAWKFTPDRGLMSSDYSEEEAISEKFPF